Proteins found in one Cheilinus undulatus linkage group 9, ASM1832078v1, whole genome shotgun sequence genomic segment:
- the LOC121515015 gene encoding carboxypeptidase Y-like — protein MRQSHRINMNHQKHMRQSHRINMNHQKHMRQSHRINMNHQKHMRQSHRINMNHQKHMRQSHRINMNHQKHMRQSHRINMNHQKHMRQSHRINMNHQKHMRQRHRINMNQKHMRQSHRINMNHQKHMRQSHRINMNYQKHMRQSHRINMNHQKHIRQSHRINMNYQKHMRQSHRINMNHQKHMRQSHRINMNHQKHMRQSHRINMNHQKHMRQSNRINTNHQKHMRQSNRINMNHQKHMRQSHRINMNHQKHETEPQNKYEPPETHETEPQNIYEPETHETEPQNKYEPETYETEPQNKYEPETHETEPQNKYEPETHETEPQNIYEPETHETEPQNKYEPETHETEPQNKYEPETYETEPQNKYEPEIHETEPQNKYEPETHETEPQNKYEPPETHETEPQNKYEPPEIHETEQQNKYEPETHETEPQNKYEPPETHETEPQNKYEPETHETEPQNKYEPETHETEPQNKYEPPETHETEPQNKYEPPETHETEPQNKYEPPETHETEPQNKYEYEINMNSFNCTSVN, from the coding sequence ATGAGACAGAGCCACAGAATAAATATGAACCACCAGAAACACATGAGACAGAGCCACAGAATAAATATGAACCATCAGAAACACATGAGACAGAGCCACAGAATAAATATGAACCACCAGAAACACATGAGACAGAGCCACAGAATAAATATGAACCATCAGAAACACATGAGACAGAGCCACAGAATAAATATGAACCACCAGAAACACATGAGACAGAGCCACAGAATAAATATGAACCATCAGAAACACATGAGACAGAGCCACAGAATAAATATGAACCACCAGAAACACATGAGACAGAGACACAGAATAAATATGAACCAGAAACACATGAGACAGAGCCACAGAATAAATATGAACCACCAGAAACACATGAGACAGAGCCACAGAATAAATATGAACTACCAGAAACACATGAGACAGAGCCACAGAATAAATATGAACCATCAGAAACACATCAGACAGAGCCACAGAATAAATATGAACTACCAGAAACACATGAGACAGAGCCACAGAATAAATATGAACCACCAGAAACACATGAGACAGAGCCACAGAATAAATATGAACCACCAGAAACACATGAGACAGAGCCACAGAATAAATATGAACCACCAGAAACACATGAGACAGAGCAACAGAATAAATACGAACCACCAGAAACACATGAGACAGAGCAACAGAATAAATATGAACCACCAGAAACACATGAGACAGAGCCACAGAATAAATATGaaccaccagaaacatgagacAGAGCCACAGAATAAATATGAACCACCAGAAACACATGAGACAGAGCCACAGAATATATATGAACCAGAAACACATGAGACAGAGCCACAGAATAAATATGAACCAGAAACATATGAGACAGAGCCACAGAATAAATATGAACCAGAAACACATGAGACAGAGCCACAGAATAAATATGAACCAGAAACACATGAGACAGAGCCACAGAATATATATGAACCAGAAACACATGAGACAGAGCCACAGAATAAATATGAACCAGAAACACATGAGACAGAGCCACAGAATAAATATGAACCAGAAACATATGAGACAGAGCCACAGAATAAATATGAACCAGAAATACATGAGACAGAGCCACAGAATAAATATGAACCAGAAACACATGAGACAGAGCCACAGAATAAATATGAACCACCAGAAACACATGAGACAGAGCCACAGAATAAATATGAACCACCAGAAATACATGAGACAGAGCAACAGAATAAATATGAACCAGAAACACATGAGACAGAGCCACAGAATAAATATGAACCACCAGAAACACATGAGACAGAGCCACAGAATAAATATGAACCAGAAACACATGAGACAGAGCCACAGAATAAATATGAACCAGAAACACATGAGACAGAGCCACAGAATAAATATGAACCACCAGAAACACATGAGACAGAGCCACAGAATAAATATGAACCACCAGAAACACATGAGACAGAGCCACAGAATAAATATGAACCACCAGAAACACATGAGACAGAGCCAcagaataaatatgaatatgaaataaatatgaACAGCTTTAACTGTACATCTGTAAACTAA